A DNA window from Comamonas sp. 26 contains the following coding sequences:
- a CDS encoding BON domain-containing protein, with protein MKLQWTRVACAALTVAALGGALSGCVALVGGGAAVAGMSAVDRRTTGTQVEDQGIELRAGNRVSEVMGDKARVSVTSYNRMVLLTGQAGNATDKAAMEKLVREQATVRQVYNEIEVVPFTATLGQRSKDTMITGQVKASLVNAKDITSSAIKVVTENNVVYLMGIVTPRESKRAAEIARGVNDVTKVVRLFEVISEDELASMTPNAAPVTEDKASVN; from the coding sequence ATGAAGTTGCAGTGGACCCGTGTGGCATGTGCCGCCTTGACCGTAGCCGCACTGGGCGGCGCTTTGAGTGGCTGCGTTGCCTTGGTGGGCGGCGGTGCTGCCGTGGCAGGCATGTCGGCGGTTGACCGCCGCACAACAGGCACGCAGGTGGAAGATCAGGGTATCGAGCTGCGTGCAGGCAACCGGGTGAGTGAGGTGATGGGTGACAAGGCCCGTGTCAGCGTCACCAGTTACAACCGCATGGTGCTGCTGACGGGGCAGGCTGGCAACGCGACGGACAAGGCCGCGATGGAAAAATTGGTGCGCGAGCAAGCCACCGTGCGTCAGGTCTATAACGAGATTGAAGTCGTTCCGTTCACGGCCACGCTGGGCCAGCGCTCCAAGGACACCATGATTACCGGCCAGGTCAAGGCCAGTCTGGTCAATGCCAAGGACATTACCTCATCAGCCATCAAGGTCGTGACCGAGAACAATGTGGTCTACCTCATGGGTATCGTCACCCCACGTGAATCCAAGCGTGCCGCTGAGATTGCCCGTGGTGTCAATGACGTCACCAAGGTAGTGCGACTCTTTGAAGTTATCTCTGAAGACGAGCTGGCATCCATGACGCCCAATGCGGCTCCCGTGACCGAGGACAAGGCCAGCGTCAATTGA
- a CDS encoding NAD(P)-dependent oxidoreductase, with translation MTASITSRSYKPSPSTKVAFLGLGTMGYPMAGHLAMAGHQVTAYNRTASKAQAWAEEFPSGHQASTPREAVKGARMVFCCVGNDDDLRAIVLGDDGAFAGMEPGAIFVDHTTASAQVARELYAEAQKHGLHFIDAPVSGGQAGAVNGQLTVMCGGDQMVFDQVIPMADAFSRAFTYMGECGSGQLTKMVNQICVAGLVQALSEAIAFGLRADLDVEKVLDVIGKGAAQSWQLDNRGKTMAVGKFDFGFAVDWMRKDLGLVLQEAQRNGARLPVTALVDQFYADVQAMGGSRWDTSSLIQRLR, from the coding sequence ATGACCGCCTCCATCACTTCCCGCAGCTACAAGCCATCGCCCTCCACCAAGGTTGCATTTCTGGGCCTGGGCACCATGGGCTACCCCATGGCAGGGCATCTGGCCATGGCGGGTCATCAAGTCACAGCCTACAACCGCACAGCTTCCAAGGCCCAGGCCTGGGCCGAGGAATTCCCCAGCGGCCATCAGGCCTCAACGCCACGCGAAGCCGTCAAGGGCGCACGCATGGTGTTTTGCTGCGTAGGCAATGACGATGACCTGCGCGCCATTGTGCTGGGCGACGATGGCGCTTTTGCGGGCATGGAGCCCGGTGCCATCTTTGTAGACCACACCACTGCCTCAGCCCAGGTTGCACGCGAGTTGTATGCCGAAGCGCAAAAGCACGGCCTTCACTTCATCGATGCACCGGTCTCGGGCGGTCAGGCTGGAGCCGTCAACGGCCAGCTCACCGTCATGTGCGGCGGCGATCAGATGGTGTTTGATCAGGTCATACCCATGGCCGATGCATTCTCGCGCGCCTTTACCTATATGGGTGAATGCGGCAGCGGCCAGCTGACCAAGATGGTCAATCAGATCTGCGTGGCCGGCCTAGTGCAGGCCCTGTCTGAAGCCATTGCCTTCGGCCTGCGCGCCGATCTCGACGTGGAGAAGGTGCTGGATGTCATCGGCAAGGGGGCCGCTCAGAGCTGGCAGCTGGACAACCGCGGCAAGACCATGGCCGTGGGCAAGTTTGACTTTGGCTTTGCCGTGGACTGGATGCGCAAGGATCTGGGCCTGGTACTGCAAGAAGCTCAGCGCAACGGCGCCCGCCTGCCCGTCACAGCGCTGGTGGATCAGTTTTATGCCGATGTACAGGCCATGGGCGGCAGCCGCTGGGATACATCGAGCCTGATTCAGCGTCTGCGATAA
- a CDS encoding PilT/PilU family type 4a pilus ATPase yields MERDQASKFINDLLKLMVSRNGSDLFITAEFPPAIKIDGKVTKVSPQPLTQLHTLALARSIMSDKQVADFEHTKECNFAISPAGVGRFRVNAFVQQGKIGMVLRTIPTTLPTIDGLGVPQVLKEVTMTKRGLCIMVGATGSGKSTTLAAMVDWRNENSFGHIITIEDPVEFVHPHKNCVVTQREVGLDTESWEAALKNTLRQAPDVILMGEIRDRETMEHAVAFAETGHLCLATLHANSANQALDRIVNFFPEERRPQLLMDLSLNLRALVSQRLLPKQDSKGRVAAIEVMLNSPLIADLIFKGEVAEIKEIMKKSRNIGMQTFDQALFDLFEANLVTYEDALRNADSVNDLRLQIKLNSQRARTLDLAAGTEHLTIV; encoded by the coding sequence ATGGAACGCGATCAGGCCAGTAAATTCATCAACGATCTGCTCAAGCTCATGGTCAGCCGCAACGGCAGTGACCTGTTCATCACGGCAGAGTTTCCGCCCGCCATCAAGATTGATGGCAAGGTCACCAAAGTCTCGCCCCAGCCACTGACGCAGTTGCACACTTTGGCTCTGGCTCGCTCCATCATGAGTGACAAGCAGGTGGCGGACTTCGAGCACACCAAGGAGTGCAACTTCGCTATCTCGCCAGCTGGCGTAGGGCGCTTTCGTGTCAACGCCTTTGTGCAGCAGGGCAAGATTGGCATGGTGCTGCGTACCATTCCCACCACCCTGCCAACGATTGATGGACTGGGCGTGCCGCAGGTGCTCAAGGAAGTGACCATGACCAAGCGCGGCCTGTGCATCATGGTTGGCGCGACGGGCTCTGGTAAATCCACCACGCTGGCTGCCATGGTGGACTGGCGCAATGAGAACTCCTTTGGCCACATCATCACGATCGAAGATCCCGTGGAATTTGTGCACCCGCACAAGAACTGCGTAGTCACCCAGCGCGAAGTGGGACTGGATACCGAGAGCTGGGAAGCTGCGCTGAAGAACACGCTGCGCCAGGCCCCCGACGTGATTCTGATGGGCGAAATTCGTGACCGTGAGACCATGGAGCATGCCGTGGCCTTTGCCGAAACCGGTCACTTGTGCCTTGCCACGCTGCACGCCAACAGCGCCAACCAGGCACTGGACCGTATCGTCAACTTCTTCCCTGAAGAGCGCCGCCCGCAGCTGCTGATGGATTTGTCGCTGAACCTTCGCGCACTGGTCTCCCAGCGCCTGCTCCCCAAGCAGGACAGCAAAGGCCGGGTAGCCGCGATTGAAGTGATGCTCAACTCGCCGCTGATTGCCGACCTGATCTTCAAGGGCGAGGTCGCAGAGATCAAAGAAATCATGAAGAAAAGCCGCAACATCGGCATGCAGACCTTTGACCAGGCGCTGTTTGACCTGTTTGAGGCCAATCTCGTCACCTACGAAGATGCGCTGCGCAATGCTGACTCGGTCAACGATTTGCGCCTGCAGATCAAACTCAACAGCCAGCGCGCCCGCACGCTGGATCTGGCGGCAGGTACCGAGCACTTGACGATTGTGTAA